In Arcobacter ellisii, a genomic segment contains:
- a CDS encoding NifU family protein, whose translation MMPFSDEDLQAPVSSIIENKIAPMLARDGGAIKLLDIKNAKVYVQLQGACVGCSASGSTLKYIVEKELKAAIHPDLGIVNVPQGMENKLEEL comes from the coding sequence ATGATGCCATTTTCTGATGAAGATTTACAAGCACCAGTAAGTTCAATTATTGAAAATAAAATTGCTCCAATGTTAGCAAGAGATGGAGGAGCAATTAAACTTTTAGATATAAAAAATGCAAAAGTTTATGTTCAATTACAAGGTGCATGTGTTGGTTGTAGTGCAAGTGGAAGTACTTTAAAATATATTGTTGAAAAAGAGTTAAAAGCTGCAATACATCCAGATTTAGGAATTGTTAATGTACCACAAGGTATGGAAAATAAATTAGAGGAATTATAA
- a CDS encoding UDP-N-acetylmuramoyl-L-alanyl-D-glutamate--2,6-diaminopimelate ligase, with protein MQLIINNRVYTDNSNEVDENSVFVVSKQNEKFKQSAIDNGCREIITASELKNHLDMSSIKVIGITGTNGKTTTAAAIYSILLDLGYKVALQGTRGFFINDERVEEYSLTTPVQLGNFAHIQKAIQNGCNFFVMEVSSHAIEQKRIEGLEFALKIHTNITRDHLDYHKTIEEYVRVKNSFFEDESPKLINKDDPKVVCNPKNGFAYSLENPSTYKVDAYSFKNGMHVMFNHFGKHFSFSSMMMGIFNVYNLMAAVAAVHITTKKPLEEICEALEGFGGVSGRMETISVNPLVIVDFAHTPDGMDEVLKSFNEKDIICVFGAGGDRDKLKRPLMGTVAAKYSKHIIVTSDNPRFEDPDMIIEDILAGIKNHPSVLVEINRKEAIKKAIDMADENSVVLILGKGDESTQIIYDKKFPFSDKEEVLKILNKE; from the coding sequence TTGCAACTAATCATAAATAATAGAGTTTATACTGATAATTCAAATGAAGTAGATGAAAATTCTGTTTTTGTTGTTTCAAAACAGAATGAAAAATTTAAACAAAGTGCAATTGATAATGGATGCCGTGAGATAATAACTGCAAGTGAATTAAAAAATCATTTGGATATGTCATCTATCAAAGTTATTGGAATTACTGGAACAAATGGAAAAACTACAACAGCAGCAGCTATTTATTCTATTTTATTAGATTTAGGGTATAAAGTTGCACTTCAAGGTACACGAGGTTTTTTCATAAATGATGAAAGAGTTGAAGAATACTCTTTAACAACTCCTGTTCAACTTGGAAACTTTGCTCACATTCAAAAAGCTATACAAAATGGTTGTAATTTTTTTGTGATGGAAGTAAGTTCTCATGCGATTGAACAAAAAAGAATTGAAGGTTTGGAGTTTGCTTTAAAAATTCATACAAATATAACAAGAGACCATCTTGATTATCACAAAACTATTGAAGAGTATGTAAGAGTTAAAAACTCTTTTTTTGAAGATGAATCCCCAAAACTTATAAATAAAGATGACCCAAAAGTAGTATGTAATCCAAAAAATGGATTTGCATACTCTTTGGAAAATCCATCAACATATAAAGTTGATGCATACTCTTTTAAAAATGGTATGCATGTAATGTTTAATCATTTTGGAAAACATTTCTCTTTTTCATCAATGATGATGGGAATTTTTAATGTTTATAATTTAATGGCAGCTGTTGCAGCAGTTCATATAACTACAAAAAAACCTTTAGAAGAGATTTGTGAAGCTCTTGAAGGATTTGGTGGAGTTAGTGGAAGAATGGAAACAATTAGTGTAAATCCATTAGTTATAGTTGATTTTGCTCACACTCCTGATGGAATGGATGAGGTTTTAAAAAGTTTTAATGAAAAAGATATTATTTGTGTGTTTGGTGCAGGTGGAGATAGAGATAAACTTAAACGTCCATTGATGGGAACTGTTGCAGCAAAATATTCAAAACATATTATTGTAACAAGTGATAATCCAAGATTTGAAGACCCAGATATGATTATTGAAGATATATTAGCTGGAATTAAAAATCATCCAAGTGTTTTAGTTGAAATAAATAGAAAAGAGGCCATTAAAAAAGCAATTGATATGGCTGATGAGAATAGTGTTGTTTTAATTCTTGGAAAGGGTGATGAATCAACACAAATAATTTACGATAAAAAATTCCCTTTTTCTGATAAAGAAGAAGTTTTAAAGATTTTAAATAAAGAGTAA
- a CDS encoding PAS domain-containing sensor histidine kinase: MFKNISLPLKITLIYFLFSLLWIYFSDSIINILVKDLEKLQFLQTIKGWFFISLSSILLYLLSKKLFSYVEEERDKLAKANELLEKVLENAPVIIFWKSKKGVYLGCNTQFLELMNLKSKDELLGKTDSNFAINEKEDYISDDMLVMSTKQPKLNYIETITPKDKTLKILNTSKVPLFDKNGSVIGVLGVIQDITEEIEKQNQIKSQEELLIQQSKLASMGEMIANIAHQWRQPLSVISTLSTGMKLQKELNISNEDYEKQSLDNINANAQYLSKTIDDFKNFFKKDNPKSSINTKTLIDKTIKLIDSRLKIRDIKIVQNDQEIEFDSYESEIIQVLINLINNSIDAFENINTNKYIFIDIKKVEDNLIIELKDNAGGISSEIIDRIFEPYFTTKSEDKGTGIGLYMSKEIISKHLKGTIKAATVDFNYKNENYTGALFTITIPLNKISTTE; this comes from the coding sequence ATGTTTAAAAATATATCTTTACCACTAAAAATTACTTTAATATATTTTCTATTTAGTTTGTTATGGATTTATTTTTCTGATTCTATAATAAATATTTTAGTTAAAGATTTAGAAAAATTACAATTTTTACAAACAATCAAAGGTTGGTTTTTCATAAGTCTATCTTCAATTCTTTTATATCTCTTATCAAAAAAACTATTTTCTTATGTGGAAGAAGAAAGAGATAAATTAGCCAAAGCAAATGAACTACTTGAAAAAGTGCTGGAAAATGCACCTGTAATAATCTTTTGGAAAAGTAAAAAAGGTGTTTATCTTGGATGTAATACTCAATTTTTAGAATTAATGAATCTAAAATCAAAAGATGAATTATTAGGAAAGACTGATTCTAATTTTGCTATTAATGAAAAAGAGGATTATATAAGTGATGATATGCTTGTAATGAGTACAAAACAACCTAAATTAAACTATATTGAAACAATCACACCAAAAGATAAAACCCTTAAAATTTTAAATACTTCAAAAGTTCCATTATTTGATAAAAATGGTTCTGTAATTGGTGTTCTTGGAGTGATTCAAGATATAACAGAAGAAATAGAAAAACAAAATCAAATAAAATCTCAAGAAGAGTTACTAATCCAACAATCAAAACTAGCTTCTATGGGAGAAATGATTGCAAATATTGCTCATCAATGGAGACAACCTTTATCTGTAATTTCAACTCTTTCAACAGGAATGAAATTACAAAAAGAGTTAAATATTTCAAATGAAGATTATGAAAAACAATCTTTAGATAACATAAATGCAAATGCTCAATATCTATCTAAAACAATAGATGATTTTAAAAATTTCTTTAAAAAAGATAATCCAAAAAGTAGCATTAATACAAAAACTTTAATTGACAAAACAATAAAACTTATAGATTCAAGATTAAAAATAAGAGATATAAAAATAGTTCAAAATGACCAAGAGATAGAATTTGATAGTTATGAAAGTGAAATTATTCAAGTTTTAATTAATTTGATTAATAACTCAATAGATGCCTTTGAAAATATCAACACAAATAAATATATATTTATTGATATTAAAAAAGTTGAAGACAATTTAATAATAGAGCTAAAAGATAATGCAGGAGGAATCTCAAGTGAAATTATAGATAGAATTTTTGAACCCTATTTCACAACAAAAAGTGAAGATAAAGGTACTGGGATTGGTCTTTATATGTCAAAAGAGATAATTTCAAAACACCTAAAAGGAACAATAAAAGCAGCAACTGTAGATTTTAATTATAAAAATGAAAATTACACTGGAGCACTTTTTACAATAACTATTCCTTTAAATAAAATTTCAACTACGGAATAA
- a CDS encoding VWA domain-containing protein, translated as MFNNFTFEYPYFLLLILLFMFCSFFCRAKSPSYLIPHLNIFQKVNQKSTLFTNILKYLVIIFSIIALCSPIKINDTVNLKNDGINIILNLDASFSMYEMDLDENNEKNRFDVVKEIVKDFISKRVADNIGIILFGDSVLISSPLSFDKEAQKQIIDYLDVGMAGKNTALIDSVASGINILKDKKAKSNIIILLSDGEDNSSSIPLEIVIKLLKKYSIKVYTIGIGNFNNSILNSLAIESKAKAYTAYSKEDLVFIYEDINKLEKSQIEQNKIVLKDYLFFYPLFLAVLCLIIFIYLRNKE; from the coding sequence ATGTTTAATAACTTTACTTTTGAATATCCATATTTTTTATTATTAATTCTTTTATTTATGTTTTGTTCATTTTTTTGTAGAGCAAAATCTCCTTCATATTTAATTCCTCATCTAAATATTTTTCAAAAAGTAAATCAAAAATCAACTCTATTTACTAATATCTTAAAATATCTTGTGATTATTTTTTCAATCATAGCTCTTTGTAGTCCAATTAAAATAAATGATACAGTTAATTTAAAAAATGATGGAATAAATATTATTTTAAATTTAGACGCAAGTTTTTCAATGTATGAAATGGATTTGGATGAAAATAATGAAAAGAATCGTTTTGATGTTGTAAAAGAGATAGTAAAAGATTTTATAAGCAAAAGAGTTGCTGACAATATTGGTATTATTTTATTTGGAGATTCTGTATTAATTTCAAGTCCACTTAGTTTTGATAAAGAGGCTCAAAAACAAATAATTGATTATTTAGATGTTGGAATGGCAGGGAAAAATACTGCTTTGATTGATTCAGTGGCTTCTGGTATAAATATTCTAAAAGATAAAAAAGCTAAATCAAATATCATAATTTTATTAAGTGATGGAGAAGATAATTCTAGTTCAATTCCTCTTGAAATAGTAATAAAATTATTAAAAAAATATAGTATAAAAGTTTATACTATTGGAATTGGAAATTTTAACAACTCTATTTTAAACTCTTTAGCAATTGAATCTAAAGCAAAAGCTTATACAGCCTACTCAAAAGAAGATTTAGTTTTTATTTATGAAGATATCAATAAATTAGAAAAATCACAAATTGAGCAAAATAAAATTGTTCTAAAAGATTATTTATTCTTCTATCCACTTTTCCTTGCTGTTTTATGTTTAATTATATTCATATATTTAAGGAATAAAGAGTAA
- a CDS encoding DUF58 domain-containing protein, whose amino-acid sequence MNQALKKILIKTKKQVFSEIIGNNSTKLKGEGYDFCELKEYEYGEDVKNIDWVVSAKMQKPYVKVFYSQKELNVNIVCLLNGSTYFGTDVFKQEIITQIASSLGFICIKQGNPFSSYIANENLEVCTKKSKQIFNVNFMADLLYNYNVIGKNINYEKITKELFKSIKEKSLIFLIGDFFDIEKLDLKLLCQKHEIITLIVRDKFEENPIELGNVSFIDPNNNKIFESILNKTSILEYEKKVLENDHKLYNHLQNCAVRFTKIYTNEDPIKKLIGVLR is encoded by the coding sequence ATGAATCAAGCTTTAAAAAAAATACTCATAAAAACAAAAAAACAAGTTTTTTCAGAAATCATAGGAAATAACAGTACAAAACTAAAAGGTGAAGGTTATGATTTTTGTGAGTTAAAAGAGTATGAATATGGAGAAGATGTAAAAAATATTGATTGGGTTGTAAGTGCAAAAATGCAAAAACCTTATGTGAAAGTTTTTTATTCCCAAAAGGAGTTAAACGTAAATATTGTTTGTTTATTAAATGGTTCTACTTATTTTGGAACTGATGTTTTTAAACAAGAGATTATCACTCAAATTGCTTCAAGTTTAGGCTTTATTTGTATAAAACAAGGAAATCCTTTTTCTTCATATATTGCAAATGAAAATCTTGAAGTTTGTACAAAAAAATCTAAACAAATTTTTAATGTAAATTTTATGGCTGATTTATTATATAACTACAATGTTATTGGTAAAAATATAAATTATGAAAAAATTACAAAAGAGCTTTTTAAATCAATAAAAGAGAAATCTTTAATCTTTTTGATTGGGGATTTTTTTGATATTGAAAAACTAGATTTAAAACTTCTTTGTCAAAAACATGAAATAATCACACTTATAGTTAGAGATAAATTTGAAGAAAATCCAATCGAACTTGGAAACGTAAGTTTTATTGACCCAAACAATAATAAAATTTTTGAATCAATTTTAAATAAAACTTCTATTTTAGAGTATGAAAAAAAAGTTTTAGAAAATGACCACAAACTTTATAATCATCTACAAAATTGTGCTGTTAGATTTACTAAAATTTATACAAATGAAGACCCAATCAAAAAACTAATTGGAGTTTTAAGATGA
- a CDS encoding AAA family ATPase: MSLQDKLDELRQEISKGVIGQEEMVNSILIGLLTSGHILLEGVPGLAKTTTVKAVSQALNLDFKRIQFTPDLLPSDIIGAQIFDMKTNEFKIKKGPIFTNLLLADEINRAPAKVQSALLEVMQERQVTIAENTFKVDSPFLVLATQNPIEQEGAYSLPEAQLDRFMFKIVVSYNTKEQEYEIAKKATMNSFETINKVLNKEDLEELKQAVKNIHIDKELEEYIVDIIDASRNPKNYALEELVDIIHFGASPRATIDMFKAVKANAYLRKNDFVSPIDIAMVAKNILRHRIILTYEAMAKEINIDDVIQKILEKIAIP; encoded by the coding sequence TTGAGTTTACAAGATAAATTAGATGAATTAAGACAAGAGATTTCAAAAGGTGTAATTGGTCAAGAAGAGATGGTAAATTCCATCTTAATTGGACTTTTAACTTCTGGACATATTTTACTAGAAGGTGTTCCAGGCTTAGCTAAAACTACAACTGTAAAAGCAGTTTCACAAGCACTAAATCTTGATTTTAAAAGAATACAATTTACTCCTGATTTACTTCCTAGTGATATTATTGGTGCTCAAATTTTTGATATGAAAACAAATGAGTTTAAAATCAAAAAAGGACCAATATTTACAAATTTACTTTTAGCCGATGAGATAAATAGAGCTCCTGCAAAAGTACAATCTGCACTTCTTGAAGTTATGCAAGAAAGACAAGTTACAATTGCAGAAAATACATTTAAAGTTGATTCTCCTTTCTTAGTTCTAGCTACTCAAAATCCAATAGAACAAGAAGGAGCTTATAGTCTGCCTGAAGCTCAACTTGATAGATTTATGTTTAAAATTGTTGTTTCATATAATACAAAAGAACAAGAGTATGAAATTGCTAAAAAAGCTACTATGAACTCTTTTGAAACTATAAACAAAGTTTTAAATAAAGAAGATTTAGAAGAGTTAAAACAAGCAGTTAAAAATATTCATATTGATAAAGAGTTGGAAGAATATATTGTAGATATTATTGATGCAAGTAGAAATCCAAAAAATTATGCCTTAGAAGAGTTAGTTGATATTATTCATTTTGGAGCAAGTCCACGGGCAACTATTGATATGTTTAAAGCTGTAAAAGCAAATGCATATTTAAGAAAAAATGATTTTGTCTCACCAATTGATATTGCAATGGTTGCAAAAAATATTTTAAGACATAGAATTATTTTAACTTATGAAGCCATGGCAAAAGAGATTAATATAGATGATGTAATTCAAAAAATTTTAGAGAAAATTGCAATTCCATAA
- the rpsB gene encoding 30S ribosomal protein S2 produces MVTMKDLLECGVHFGHQTRRWNPKMKKFIFGVRKNIYIIDLQKTLRYFRYTYNVVRDRAAQGETMIFVGTKKQASETIKKAAISCGMPYVNHRWLGGMLTNFGTIKKSIRKLEIIKKMREEGQLDLLTKKEALMLTRKEEKLELYLGGIKEMHKLPDMMFVLDAVKEKIAIQEARRLGITVVAPLDTNCDPDVVDLPIPGNDDAIRSIHLFCNEMAAAMNEGKAALADETGAEIEPISVEETEELIAEAVAEGEEEFKFAEGEEA; encoded by the coding sequence ATGGTTACAATGAAAGACCTATTAGAGTGTGGTGTACACTTCGGACACCAAACAAGAAGATGGAATCCAAAAATGAAAAAATTCATTTTCGGTGTTAGAAAAAATATCTATATTATAGATTTACAAAAAACGTTAAGATATTTCAGATATACATATAACGTAGTTAGAGACAGAGCTGCTCAAGGTGAAACTATGATTTTCGTAGGAACTAAAAAACAAGCTAGCGAAACAATTAAAAAAGCTGCTATTTCTTGTGGTATGCCATACGTTAACCACAGATGGTTAGGTGGAATGTTAACTAACTTCGGAACAATTAAAAAATCAATTAGAAAATTAGAAATTATTAAAAAAATGAGAGAAGAAGGTCAATTAGATCTTTTAACTAAAAAAGAAGCTTTAATGCTTACTAGAAAAGAAGAAAAATTAGAATTATACCTTGGTGGTATCAAAGAAATGCACAAACTTCCAGATATGATGTTTGTTCTTGATGCTGTTAAAGAAAAAATTGCTATTCAAGAAGCTAGAAGATTAGGAATCACTGTTGTTGCTCCTTTAGATACAAACTGTGATCCTGATGTTGTAGATTTACCAATTCCAGGAAATGATGATGCTATCAGATCAATTCACTTATTCTGCAACGAAATGGCTGCAGCTATGAATGAAGGTAAAGCAGCATTAGCTGATGAAACTGGTGCTGAAATTGAGCCAATTTCTGTTGAAGAAACTGAAGAATTAATTGCTGAAGCAGTAGCTGAAGGTGAAGAAGAATTCAAATTTGCAGAAGGTGAGGAAGCGTAA